From Thermoflavifilum aggregans, a single genomic window includes:
- the ccsA gene encoding cytochrome c biogenesis protein CcsA has translation MDTHYIGEHLLPGQLGHLAVIIAFISSLLATISYVTASVRQKRQLPDPDSWKRLGRIAFIIQVAAVFSIFGLLVWIISQHYFEYYYVWEHTSRDLAPKFLLASIWEGQEGSFLLWAIWHCVLGLVLIRFAKEWESPVMSVISFAQFCIASMLLGIYFWGYRVGSNPFILLRNAGVMPFEPGPDYLSMIRDGAGLNALLQNYWMVIHPPVLFLGFASTLVPFAYAVAGLWMRKYNEWVKPALPWGVFAAMVLGTGIMLGGAWAYESLTFGGYWAWDPVENASLVPWLTLVAGIHTLLVYKHTGHSLRASFFFFIISFILVLYSTFLTRSGILGDSSVHAFTDLGMSGQLLVYLFVFLVPAFVLFAYRYKEIPAPRTEEPLHTREFWMFIGSLLLFISAVFISFTTSIPVWNKIFHTNMAEPVDREFHYNRIQIFIAILIALGTAVVQYYKYRQNSWQFLRKKIAVPTVIAGVACMLFGWLSDIHYNRYGLGFLIAIYLLFFVSIYAVVANLGYILIMLKGRLRKAGASVAHAGFALFLIGVVLSSAKKQVISIDRMGMMDVFDFSNKNENPRENVFLPFGVPVQMGDYEVTYAGDSTAPGDPKIYYAVQFADRQHPDKPLFTLYPDILKNTKGMQGYSANPHTEHFWNKDIFTYVNYASNIEPDQSDTARYYTHEMKTGDTVFLQNGYLVLKSLYRNPQNPNYHPEPQDVAVAAELNIFSGGKTYTASPIYYLRGNEQGAVDDTVQPLQLYLHFGGIDPAAKKIMLAVKQIPPRDHFIVLKAYVFPFINIVWLGVVVTILGFLISLVHRIRQQFEKAKNAQKTVYATKDVEV, from the coding sequence TTGGATACGCATTATATTGGTGAGCATTTGCTTCCGGGCCAGCTTGGACATCTGGCGGTTATTATAGCTTTTATTTCCTCTCTGCTGGCTACTATCAGCTATGTAACGGCTTCCGTCAGACAAAAACGTCAGCTGCCGGATCCAGATTCCTGGAAGCGATTGGGCCGGATTGCATTTATCATACAAGTGGCTGCAGTATTCAGCATTTTTGGATTGCTGGTGTGGATCATCAGCCAGCATTATTTTGAATATTACTATGTATGGGAACACACGTCCCGCGATCTGGCTCCCAAATTTCTGCTGGCCAGCATCTGGGAAGGGCAGGAGGGAAGCTTCCTGCTCTGGGCTATCTGGCATTGCGTGCTGGGATTGGTTTTAATCCGATTTGCCAAAGAATGGGAAAGCCCGGTGATGAGTGTGATTTCGTTTGCACAGTTTTGCATCGCTTCCATGTTACTCGGTATTTATTTCTGGGGATATCGGGTAGGAAGCAATCCGTTCATCTTGTTGCGCAATGCGGGGGTGATGCCTTTTGAACCCGGGCCCGACTATCTGTCCATGATCCGCGATGGTGCTGGGTTAAATGCCTTGTTGCAAAATTATTGGATGGTGATTCATCCACCCGTATTGTTTTTGGGTTTTGCGTCCACCCTTGTGCCTTTTGCCTATGCAGTTGCAGGGCTGTGGATGAGAAAATACAACGAATGGGTAAAACCTGCCTTGCCCTGGGGCGTATTTGCTGCCATGGTGCTGGGCACTGGAATTATGCTGGGGGGCGCTTGGGCTTATGAATCGCTCACCTTTGGCGGTTACTGGGCCTGGGATCCGGTGGAAAATGCTTCCCTGGTGCCCTGGCTCACGCTGGTAGCCGGTATTCACACCTTGCTGGTATACAAGCATACAGGACATTCCCTGCGGGCCAGCTTTTTCTTTTTCATCATCTCTTTTATCCTGGTGCTTTACAGCACATTCCTCACCCGCAGCGGCATTCTGGGAGATAGTTCCGTACATGCCTTTACGGACCTGGGCATGAGCGGACAGTTGCTTGTGTACTTGTTCGTTTTCTTGGTACCTGCATTTGTACTGTTTGCTTACAGGTATAAGGAAATTCCTGCTCCGCGCACGGAAGAGCCTCTGCATACCCGGGAATTCTGGATGTTTATTGGTTCGCTGCTCTTATTTATCTCGGCGGTGTTTATCTCATTTACAACTTCCATTCCCGTATGGAATAAAATTTTTCATACCAACATGGCTGAGCCGGTGGACAGAGAATTTCATTACAACCGGATCCAGATTTTCATTGCGATTCTCATTGCGTTGGGCACAGCCGTCGTGCAGTATTACAAATACAGACAAAACTCATGGCAATTTCTTCGCAAAAAAATAGCAGTACCTACGGTGATCGCAGGAGTGGCCTGCATGCTTTTTGGCTGGTTGAGTGATATTCATTACAACCGGTACGGATTAGGGTTTCTGATAGCCATTTATCTGCTCTTCTTTGTAAGCATCTATGCAGTAGTAGCCAATCTGGGGTACATTCTCATTATGCTCAAAGGCAGGCTCAGAAAAGCCGGTGCATCGGTTGCCCATGCGGGTTTTGCGCTGTTTCTCATTGGTGTGGTGCTTTCTTCCGCCAAAAAACAGGTGATTTCCATTGACCGGATGGGTATGATGGATGTGTTTGATTTCAGCAATAAAAATGAAAATCCACGCGAGAATGTTTTTCTTCCTTTTGGTGTACCGGTGCAGATGGGCGATTACGAAGTAACCTATGCCGGCGATTCCACGGCTCCGGGTGATCCGAAGATTTATTATGCTGTACAGTTTGCCGACAGGCAGCATCCGGATAAGCCTTTGTTTACCCTTTATCCGGATATTCTGAAAAATACAAAAGGCATGCAGGGCTATTCAGCCAATCCACATACCGAACATTTCTGGAACAAAGACATTTTCACCTACGTCAATTATGCGAGCAATATTGAGCCGGATCAGAGCGATACTGCACGTTATTATACCCATGAAATGAAGACAGGCGATACGGTGTTTCTGCAAAATGGCTATCTGGTTTTAAAATCGCTTTACCGAAACCCACAAAATCCGAATTATCATCCGGAGCCGCAGGATGTAGCCGTAGCAGCCGAGCTGAATATTTTCAGCGGAGGAAAAACCTACACCGCCAGCCCTATTTACTATCTGCGGGGCAATGAGCAGGGTGCAGTAGATGATACAGTACAGCCCTTGCAGCTCTATCTACATTTTGGAGGAATCGATCCTGCCGCCAAAAAAATCATGCTGGCAGTGAAACAAATTCCTCCCAGGGATCATTTCATCGTATTGAAGGCTTATGTATTTCCGTTCATCAATATCGTGTGGTTGGGTGTGGTGGTAACCATTCTCGGATTTCTGATAAGTCTTGTCCATCGCATCCGCCAGCAGTTTGAAAAAGCAAAGAATGCTCAAAAAACAGTATACGCAACGAAAGATGTGGAAGTTTAG
- a CDS encoding rhodanese-like domain-containing protein produces MWKFSLLISLALITGLWISSCGQSASQEPWTDAELLSPDTLAAWLRHPEQSPHPIILDVGPAGVIPGARELGPAHEAEGMAHLKSTLSQLPKNSLVVIYCGCCPFSKCPNVRPAFQLVKQMGFTHARLLNLSDNLKKDWIDKGYPIENP; encoded by the coding sequence ATGTGGAAGTTTAGCCTGCTGATCAGTTTGGCGCTGATCACAGGCTTATGGATAAGCAGCTGCGGCCAGTCTGCATCGCAAGAACCCTGGACAGATGCAGAATTGCTATCGCCTGATACTCTGGCAGCCTGGCTTCGCCATCCGGAGCAAAGTCCGCATCCCATCATTCTGGATGTAGGCCCAGCAGGCGTCATTCCTGGTGCCCGGGAATTAGGTCCGGCTCATGAGGCCGAAGGAATGGCTCATCTGAAATCAACCCTCAGCCAATTGCCTAAAAACAGCCTGGTGGTGATCTATTGTGGTTGCTGCCCCTTCAGCAAATGCCCGAATGTGCGGCCGGCTTTCCAGTTGGTGAAACAAATGGGATTTACCCATGCCCGGCTGCTGAATTTATCAGACAACCTGAAAAAAGACTGGATTGATAAGGGCTATCCGATAGAGAATCCCTGA
- a CDS encoding DUF4294 domain-containing protein translates to MKYFPVMRRIWLIVCLMLAGLSARAQNLDSLVRQAMTSSHRGPHDTILVAGIVIGHDTLPYIGLPEVVITAEMPKRLRKRLEEWTRLRNAVYVTYPYARAASRILREAEAQLAAMPDKKARKEYIRKKEAELRATFGPQIENLSVYQGRILIKLIYRETGTSCYDIIKEMKGGFSARFWQTIAFFFGSNLKSTYDTQEDRDIEAIVQEIQHNPYYRYY, encoded by the coding sequence ATGAAGTATTTTCCTGTCATGCGCCGGATCTGGTTGATTGTGTGTTTGATGCTGGCAGGCCTTTCGGCCAGAGCCCAGAATCTGGATAGCCTGGTACGCCAGGCCATGACTTCTTCGCATCGCGGGCCTCATGATACCATTTTGGTGGCCGGCATTGTCATTGGCCATGATACCCTGCCTTATATCGGATTACCTGAAGTGGTGATTACGGCTGAAATGCCCAAACGCCTGCGAAAGCGACTGGAAGAATGGACACGCCTGCGTAATGCGGTATATGTAACCTATCCCTATGCCCGTGCAGCTTCACGAATCCTGCGCGAAGCTGAAGCCCAGCTGGCCGCTATGCCCGATAAAAAAGCCAGAAAAGAATATATCCGGAAAAAAGAAGCTGAATTACGAGCGACGTTTGGTCCACAAATCGAAAATTTATCCGTTTACCAGGGTCGCATTCTCATCAAATTAATTTACCGAGAAACTGGCACTAGTTGCTACGATATCATCAAGGAAATGAAAGGTGGCTTCTCTGCCCGCTTCTGGCAAACCATTGCTTTTTTCTTCGGAAGCAATTTGAAAAGCACCTACGATACCCAGGAGGATCGCGACATAGAAGCTATTGTACAGGAAATTCAGCACAATCCCTATTATCGCTACTATTGA
- the fbp gene encoding class 1 fructose-bisphosphatase, translated as MREHHHFLTLDEFTIQQLRLFPHATGELSGLLRSIGLAAKRVNAEVRRAGLVDILGNAGRTNVQGEEVQKLDAYANNEFIKVLRAGIHCAGIVSEEMEKMVVFDDPQNNQSKYVVMMDPLDGSGNIDVNNSIGTIFGIYRRVTPQGTPCDMEDFLQPGIRQVAAGYIIYGSSTMLVYATRRGVNGFTLDDTVGEFYHCFSNYRIPDTGEFYAFDHRYYFQLDPPVKRYVDYCMSETNGKKPYALRYAGCMLADIHRILIKGGIFLYPARKDKPEGKLRLMYECNPMAFIIEVAGGRATDGNRRILEIVPEDIHQRTPLFIGSSKMVETFEQSLKG; from the coding sequence ATGCGCGAACATCATCATTTCCTTACACTCGATGAATTTACCATTCAACAATTGCGTTTGTTTCCCCATGCCACCGGCGAATTATCCGGCTTACTGCGCAGCATCGGGTTGGCAGCAAAGCGTGTAAATGCCGAAGTGCGGCGGGCTGGGCTGGTGGATATTCTGGGCAATGCAGGCCGCACAAATGTGCAGGGTGAAGAAGTGCAAAAGCTGGATGCTTATGCCAATAACGAATTCATCAAAGTGCTGCGAGCGGGCATCCACTGCGCAGGTATTGTATCCGAAGAAATGGAAAAGATGGTTGTATTTGATGATCCGCAAAACAATCAGTCGAAATATGTGGTGATGATGGATCCGCTGGATGGGTCCGGTAATATTGATGTAAATAACAGCATTGGTACTATTTTCGGCATTTACCGACGCGTAACTCCGCAAGGCACTCCCTGCGATATGGAAGACTTTCTACAGCCAGGCATCCGGCAGGTGGCTGCAGGGTACATTATTTACGGATCTTCTACCATGCTGGTATATGCCACCCGCAGAGGCGTGAATGGCTTTACACTCGATGATACGGTGGGCGAATTTTATCATTGTTTTTCCAATTATCGTATTCCCGATACAGGCGAATTTTATGCATTTGATCATCGGTATTATTTTCAGCTGGATCCGCCTGTAAAGCGTTATGTGGATTATTGCATGAGTGAGACAAATGGGAAAAAACCCTATGCCCTGCGTTATGCCGGATGTATGCTGGCCGACATCCATCGCATTTTAATCAAAGGTGGTATCTTTTTATATCCTGCACGAAAAGATAAACCCGAAGGCAAATTGCGTTTGATGTACGAATGTAATCCCATGGCTTTTATCATTGAAGTTGCGGGCGGAAGAGCTACAGACGGCAACAGACGGATACTGGAAATTGTGCCGGAAGATATTCATCAGCGTACACCTTTGTTTATCGGCTCTTCAAAGATGGTTGAAACATTTGAGCAATCGTTGAAAGGCTGA